In Brevibacillus brevis NBRC 100599, a single genomic region encodes these proteins:
- a CDS encoding UDP-glucose dehydrogenase family protein, giving the protein MKVAVIGTGYVGLTTAVSLAMNGHQVTGIDLDASKVEKLRQGISPIYEPGLDEALKKVLDDGALAFYTDLTEAKDAEIFFICVGTPEAVDGTADLTYLLGAVSDIGKVHSLAPQERIVVIKSTVPVGTGEKVAGMLAGCQGVSVASNPEFLREGSALIDALEPSRIVIGVDNPQAAARMEELYNGVKAPRVITNRANAELIKYASNAFLATRISFMNELARLSTALGTDIVTIARGMGLDSRIGPQFLRAGVGYGGSCFPKDTIALLQLAAEHNIHLSILDKVREVNATQPAWFLEQLCLQLPDLKGKQIAVLGLTFKPDTDDIREAPSLKLIEELLQKGASVKAFDPIGVSGVSKQFPQITYTQSAAEACEGAHAAILVTEWEQCVQLDWKQVYQSMAQPLLVDGRNAWPHQEVKEAGFHYIGVGRS; this is encoded by the coding sequence ATGAAAGTTGCCGTTATTGGGACCGGTTATGTAGGTTTGACAACTGCTGTTTCCCTTGCCATGAACGGTCATCAGGTGACGGGTATTGACCTCGATGCATCCAAAGTAGAAAAATTGCGCCAAGGGATCTCGCCGATTTACGAACCGGGCTTGGATGAGGCATTGAAAAAAGTATTGGATGATGGTGCGCTTGCATTTTATACGGACCTGACGGAAGCGAAGGATGCTGAGATTTTTTTTATTTGTGTAGGGACACCTGAAGCAGTAGACGGCACAGCCGATTTAACGTATTTACTCGGGGCTGTTTCTGACATAGGAAAGGTCCATTCGCTCGCACCGCAAGAACGCATCGTGGTTATCAAGAGTACCGTACCAGTCGGAACTGGCGAAAAAGTAGCGGGGATGCTGGCTGGCTGTCAAGGGGTATCTGTTGCATCCAACCCGGAGTTTTTACGGGAAGGGAGCGCATTAATAGACGCACTGGAGCCTTCGCGAATCGTCATTGGTGTAGATAATCCTCAGGCAGCGGCCCGCATGGAGGAACTGTACAACGGTGTGAAGGCACCGCGAGTAATCACCAACAGAGCAAACGCAGAGCTGATCAAGTACGCTTCCAATGCATTTTTGGCCACGAGAATCTCCTTCATGAATGAGCTAGCACGGTTAAGCACTGCGCTCGGGACGGATATCGTGACGATCGCGCGAGGGATGGGACTGGACAGCCGAATCGGTCCGCAATTTTTACGGGCAGGAGTAGGCTATGGCGGCTCCTGTTTTCCGAAGGATACGATTGCGCTATTGCAGCTCGCAGCAGAGCACAATATTCACTTAAGCATTTTGGATAAAGTGCGAGAGGTGAATGCGACGCAGCCTGCCTGGTTTTTGGAGCAGCTGTGCTTGCAACTCCCTGATCTGAAAGGCAAACAAATTGCCGTTCTGGGGTTGACGTTTAAGCCGGATACGGATGACATCCGCGAAGCGCCATCGCTCAAATTGATAGAAGAACTCCTGCAAAAAGGTGCTTCCGTGAAGGCGTTCGATCCGATTGGGGTATCTGGTGTCAGTAAGCAGTTTCCACAGATCACGTATACGCAATCCGCAGCAGAAGCATGCGAGGGAGCACACGCCGCCATATTGGTCACGGAATGGGAACAGTGTGTCCAACTGGATTGGAAGCAGGTTTATCAAAGCATGGCACAGCCGCTCTTGGTAGACGGACGAAATGCCTGGCCGCACCAGGAGGTAAAGGAAGCAGGCTTTCACTATATCGGTGTAGGGAGAAGCTGA
- the pepF gene encoding oligoendopeptidase F, giving the protein MDDLTISSYINNEGVITVNKSKTLPKRSDVPAEYKWRLEDMYPTDNDWEADVQKVKQLTEKIAAMKGSLATSGKQLLAVLTLQDELLKTLDQVYVYARMRRDEDNANSQYQGLTDRATSLSTQVYGSISYIQPEILAISTEDLQTWIKEVEGLEHYRILLDEITRFKPHTLSAEEEALLANMSELASSPSKIFGMLNNADMKFPMITDESGEEVELTKGRYTQFMESKDRRVRKKAFEALYSTYGKFRNTIAASLTSAIKGDVFYARTRKYPSALYAALFADNVELPVYDNLIATIHEHLPLMHRYIALRKKLLGLDELHMYDLYVPIVPETDMKIPYDQAVSTIKEALHPLGEEYGRILDEGFSNGWIDVHENEGKTSGAYSWGAYTSHPFVLMNYQDNVNNMFTLAHEMGHALHSYYSNHAQPYTYADYKIFVAEVASTLNEALLMNHLLETTTDKKQRMYLINHYLEQFRGTVFRQTMFAEFEKIVHAKEEQGEPLTAESLSTIYRELNVAYHGPDMVVDSEVDLEWARIPHFYRGFYVYKYATGFSAATSLSKQILEEGQPAVDRYLQFLKGGSSDYPLNLLKGAGVDMTSPTPIAEALSVFKELLEELEQLVEQ; this is encoded by the coding sequence ATGGATGATTTGACCATTTCATCTTACATAAATAACGAGGGAGTGATCACGGTGAATAAAAGCAAAACACTGCCGAAACGCAGTGACGTCCCCGCTGAATACAAATGGCGTCTTGAGGACATGTATCCCACGGATAATGATTGGGAAGCGGACGTTCAAAAAGTAAAACAGCTCACAGAAAAAATCGCAGCAATGAAAGGCTCTCTGGCTACTTCCGGTAAACAGCTGCTGGCCGTGTTGACTCTGCAAGATGAATTGTTGAAGACGCTTGACCAAGTGTACGTCTATGCACGTATGCGTCGAGACGAAGACAATGCGAATAGCCAGTATCAAGGGTTGACTGACAGAGCGACTAGCCTGAGCACGCAAGTATACGGCTCCATTTCGTACATACAGCCGGAGATTTTGGCGATTTCGACGGAAGACTTGCAGACGTGGATCAAAGAAGTAGAGGGTCTTGAGCACTATCGCATTTTGTTGGATGAGATTACTCGCTTTAAGCCACATACGCTATCCGCTGAGGAAGAAGCATTACTGGCAAACATGAGTGAGCTTGCGTCCTCTCCTTCCAAAATTTTTGGGATGCTCAACAACGCTGACATGAAATTTCCGATGATCACGGATGAAAGCGGCGAGGAAGTCGAGCTGACCAAGGGACGCTATACGCAGTTCATGGAAAGCAAGGACCGACGCGTGCGCAAAAAAGCATTCGAGGCATTGTACAGTACGTATGGCAAGTTCCGCAATACGATCGCAGCTTCTCTGACATCTGCCATCAAAGGGGATGTTTTCTACGCACGTACGAGAAAATATCCGTCTGCCCTGTACGCAGCCTTGTTTGCCGATAATGTGGAGCTCCCTGTGTACGATAACCTGATTGCAACGATCCACGAGCATCTTCCGCTCATGCACCGCTACATTGCTTTGCGCAAAAAGTTATTGGGCTTAGATGAATTGCACATGTACGATTTGTATGTGCCGATTGTACCTGAGACGGACATGAAAATTCCGTATGACCAGGCCGTCTCAACGATTAAAGAAGCACTTCATCCACTAGGTGAGGAGTACGGTCGCATTTTGGATGAGGGCTTTTCCAACGGGTGGATCGATGTGCATGAAAACGAAGGAAAAACAAGCGGAGCCTACTCATGGGGCGCCTACACATCACATCCGTTTGTCCTCATGAACTATCAGGACAACGTCAACAACATGTTTACGCTGGCGCATGAGATGGGGCATGCCTTGCATAGCTACTATTCCAATCACGCACAGCCGTACACGTATGCCGATTACAAGATTTTCGTAGCAGAAGTAGCTTCCACATTGAACGAAGCGCTTCTGATGAATCATTTGCTCGAGACAACGACAGACAAGAAACAGCGCATGTACTTGATTAATCATTATCTGGAGCAGTTCCGTGGAACGGTATTCCGTCAAACCATGTTTGCCGAGTTTGAGAAAATTGTGCATGCAAAAGAAGAGCAGGGAGAGCCGCTGACAGCCGAATCTCTCAGTACGATTTACCGTGAGCTCAATGTTGCCTATCATGGTCCAGATATGGTCGTAGACAGCGAAGTTGATCTGGAATGGGCTCGGATCCCTCATTTCTATCGCGGATTCTATGTATATAAGTACGCGACTGGCTTCTCGGCCGCGACGTCTCTTTCCAAGCAGATTTTGGAGGAAGGTCAGCCAGCTGTGGATCGTTACTTGCAGTTCCTCAAGGGCGGCAGTTCAGATTATCCACTCAATCTGCTCAAGGGCGCAGGCGTAGACATGACGTCGCCAACGCCGATTGCGGAAGCATTGAGTGTCTTCAAGGAATTGCTCGAAGAACTGGAACAGCTGGTCGAACAATAA
- a CDS encoding efflux RND transporter periplasmic adaptor subunit produces MKKRASIILASVMLVAAGCSAPAPEAPQQTEAKAKVVEVVKVQKATKPVMLAVTGMVEAKRDAVLSFGTGGTISAISATKGAKIAQGQLLATLDTRYTQKEIAAAQGQVEEASARKIKTLKGATAEALEQKRLQVKSAQDSLDKAKQDLATSEKLFAGGAISQNEINASKRAVTQAEITLRDAQLSLNELQKGAEPEDVMVANASIKAAAGGVDRAKKSLDDAKIQAPFAGTVVDVRLQIGEQASPGQEIIRIVDLSDVKVTLDVSNELIGQFREKTKVQAVADDGKKSEGTIAFISPVVNKDTGKYRVEITIPNADGYWRGGMAATIEVPRQVNGFLVPLESVGVSQTDHYVMAVENGLTVKKPVKTGQLVGDSIEIVSGVKEGDQLLRSGITFYVEGQKVEAKGE; encoded by the coding sequence GTGAAAAAACGGGCATCCATTATTCTGGCTTCGGTCATGTTGGTCGCTGCTGGTTGTTCAGCACCAGCACCAGAGGCACCGCAGCAGACAGAGGCAAAGGCGAAGGTAGTAGAGGTTGTAAAGGTCCAAAAGGCAACAAAGCCAGTAATGCTCGCAGTCACAGGGATGGTGGAAGCCAAGCGGGACGCGGTACTGTCATTTGGTACAGGAGGAACGATCTCAGCGATCTCCGCGACCAAAGGAGCAAAAATCGCCCAAGGACAGCTATTGGCCACATTGGATACGCGTTACACCCAAAAAGAAATTGCAGCAGCACAGGGGCAGGTAGAGGAAGCATCAGCGCGGAAAATCAAGACGTTAAAGGGCGCGACAGCAGAAGCACTTGAGCAGAAGCGCTTGCAGGTAAAAAGTGCGCAAGACAGTCTGGATAAAGCAAAGCAGGACCTCGCAACAAGTGAGAAGCTGTTTGCTGGCGGAGCCATTTCGCAAAACGAAATAAATGCGAGTAAACGGGCCGTTACGCAAGCAGAGATTACACTACGTGACGCTCAGTTGTCTCTGAATGAGCTGCAAAAAGGAGCGGAGCCAGAAGATGTCATGGTCGCCAATGCATCGATTAAAGCTGCTGCTGGTGGTGTAGACCGCGCGAAGAAGAGCTTGGATGATGCGAAAATTCAGGCGCCATTTGCGGGAACAGTCGTGGATGTAAGGCTGCAAATCGGAGAGCAGGCTTCTCCAGGTCAAGAAATTATTCGTATTGTTGACCTGTCCGATGTAAAGGTAACCTTGGATGTCTCCAATGAATTGATCGGCCAATTCCGTGAGAAAACGAAGGTGCAGGCTGTAGCTGACGATGGTAAGAAAAGTGAAGGAACCATTGCATTTATCTCTCCAGTTGTGAACAAGGATACAGGGAAGTACCGCGTCGAAATCACGATTCCGAATGCAGATGGGTACTGGCGTGGAGGAATGGCCGCGACAATTGAGGTGCCGCGCCAAGTGAATGGCTTCCTCGTGCCGCTGGAAAGTGTCGGCGTGAGTCAAACCGACCATTACGTAATGGCAGTAGAGAATGGACTGACAGTAAAAAAACCAGTGAAGACCGGTCAATTGGTCGGAGACTCCATCGAAATCGTATCTGGAGTGAAAGAAGGCGACCAACTCCTGCGCAGTGGAATTACATTCTACGTCGAAGGGCAAAAAGTAGAGGCGAAGGGAGAATAG
- a CDS encoding efflux RND transporter permease subunit, translated as MNKVILFLLKRQLIVYLFTFLLVIAGLGSLFSFNVELVPKTNFPDINVRISGGALPPEEMEEKVTKKVEQELKSINDIKKYSSSTSAGHVRINISANEGKGEQVKQDVQNAVNRLRNGFPKAVNTVDIFQSNMGSDQMIDFAVVGAEPKTMLSLAKTSIKDRIEEVEGVKEVIVEEKSFENKINISFLPQRLNAYQTTPAAIISQLQDTNWKQGIGTLENTGFDTVVMIDNTYQTPQEIEALPIDTPKGTVSLNQLAQIEDLRGKVKDYVALTNGSVFIQLSVTRADGYDLITTQKSVEEVVHKMNTEANGKYTIKVMFEGASFVEHAVSNLSRDVMIGGALAIIILFVFLRNWRVTLVIATTLPLSAFMTFIAMKLAGYNIDMISLLSLSLSVGLIVDAAIVVLESIYHYREKGEELKQAIIKGTREVLTPVFTSQLTIIIVFLPLVFADFEDWLKPVLATIAFTVSAAIISSTIAAYFFVPVFSNRFLQKDKHVSLEGEGKEHLIIRVFSGILQVAIRHRVKTVLLAIALLVASAFLTPFMKMGQGINANENIVFVNMKMPIGSKLETAQKAAVTAETSLREIPEIKDVFFFTSKEEATLFISLIPKTDRTRDKDALNEDINKRLNETPGIESVSMSFGQQGGSGPIQLDVYGDDMEVMRKVATDLETMLGTINGLTNIRNDFKEGKEKVTLLPKQDALTRLNVDHRSLLQQMSVLIGSQHITSITQDGIEVDVVAKMPDNWLKHPDQLKTITVTSKDGAAVPLADLVVMEYSKSPITIERKEGERIVTVSAEMLGSELGAIGREIDEKLPNVPVPAGYKVEIAGKLKEQSTNMSQGIFVFLGVLALIYVIMVAQFGRMSQPFIIMLTIPMALVGVVLGFVLTQRTFGEMAMIGIIMLVGIVVSNAILLIDRINLLRKRGMETAEAIIQGTKERIRPVIMTKLTAILGMLPMGLAMAEGSDLEAPLATAVISGLIFHTVVTLVLVPVLYSLFEGAKTKRLARKEARQAKREAKREAKQNKDKNVPPTEV; from the coding sequence ATGAACAAAGTGATTCTCTTTTTGCTGAAAAGACAGCTAATTGTCTACTTGTTTACATTTTTGCTCGTCATTGCAGGTTTGGGTTCCTTATTCAGTTTTAATGTCGAATTGGTTCCAAAGACGAATTTCCCTGATATTAACGTAAGAATTTCCGGTGGTGCACTTCCACCAGAAGAGATGGAAGAAAAAGTAACGAAGAAAGTAGAGCAAGAACTAAAGTCGATTAATGATATTAAAAAATACTCTTCTTCAACAAGTGCAGGTCATGTTAGAATCAATATTTCTGCAAATGAAGGAAAAGGCGAGCAGGTTAAGCAAGATGTACAAAATGCCGTTAACCGTCTCCGAAATGGTTTTCCGAAAGCCGTTAACACTGTAGACATCTTTCAGAGCAATATGGGTAGCGATCAAATGATTGATTTTGCCGTCGTGGGAGCAGAGCCGAAGACCATGCTAAGCTTGGCAAAAACGTCGATCAAAGATCGGATTGAAGAAGTCGAGGGAGTCAAGGAAGTAATCGTAGAAGAGAAAAGCTTCGAGAATAAAATTAACATATCCTTTTTGCCACAGCGATTGAATGCCTATCAAACAACGCCAGCGGCTATCATTTCACAGCTTCAGGATACAAACTGGAAGCAAGGGATTGGTACACTGGAGAACACGGGATTTGATACGGTTGTCATGATTGACAATACTTATCAGACTCCGCAGGAGATAGAGGCACTGCCAATTGATACACCGAAAGGAACCGTTTCTCTGAACCAATTGGCACAAATTGAAGATTTGCGTGGAAAAGTGAAAGACTACGTCGCCCTGACAAACGGTTCCGTGTTTATTCAACTCAGCGTGACGCGGGCAGACGGCTATGACTTGATCACGACACAAAAGAGTGTAGAAGAAGTCGTTCACAAAATGAACACAGAAGCAAACGGCAAATACACAATCAAAGTCATGTTCGAAGGAGCTTCCTTTGTCGAGCATGCGGTGAGCAACCTCAGCCGGGATGTCATGATTGGTGGGGCGCTTGCGATCATCATCTTGTTCGTTTTCCTTCGCAACTGGAGGGTCACACTCGTCATCGCTACGACGCTGCCGCTCTCTGCGTTCATGACGTTCATCGCGATGAAACTCGCAGGCTACAACATTGATATGATCAGCTTGCTGTCGCTGAGCTTGTCAGTTGGCTTGATCGTCGATGCCGCCATCGTCGTATTGGAAAGTATCTATCACTACCGGGAAAAGGGCGAAGAGCTGAAGCAGGCTATTATTAAAGGTACAAGAGAAGTTTTGACACCTGTGTTCACCTCGCAGCTCACGATCATCATCGTCTTTTTGCCACTTGTCTTTGCGGATTTTGAAGATTGGCTGAAACCGGTTTTGGCCACAATTGCCTTTACGGTTTCCGCTGCTATTATTTCATCGACGATCGCTGCTTACTTCTTCGTTCCCGTGTTTTCCAATCGCTTCTTGCAGAAGGATAAGCATGTTTCGTTAGAAGGAGAAGGCAAGGAACACCTTATCATTCGCGTATTCAGCGGTATTTTACAAGTAGCGATTAGACATCGGGTAAAAACGGTTTTACTTGCGATTGCATTGCTGGTTGCTTCCGCTTTCCTCACACCTTTTATGAAAATGGGTCAAGGAATTAACGCCAACGAAAATATTGTTTTTGTCAATATGAAGATGCCAATCGGTTCTAAGTTGGAAACAGCTCAAAAAGCAGCCGTCACCGCGGAAACATCGCTGCGGGAGATCCCGGAGATAAAGGATGTATTCTTCTTTACTTCCAAGGAAGAAGCAACATTGTTCATTTCCTTAATTCCGAAGACGGACAGAACACGTGATAAGGACGCTTTGAACGAGGATATTAATAAGCGCCTGAATGAGACCCCAGGAATCGAATCCGTCTCCATGTCTTTCGGACAACAAGGCGGAAGCGGTCCGATCCAACTGGATGTTTACGGGGATGACATGGAGGTCATGCGGAAGGTCGCAACCGATCTGGAAACGATGCTTGGCACGATCAACGGGCTCACCAACATTCGCAACGATTTTAAAGAAGGAAAAGAAAAAGTTACGTTGCTGCCAAAACAAGATGCGCTTACTAGACTGAATGTCGATCACCGTTCACTTTTGCAACAAATGAGCGTGTTAATCGGCAGCCAACACATTACGTCGATCACACAAGATGGAATCGAAGTAGATGTCGTTGCCAAGATGCCGGACAACTGGCTGAAGCACCCAGATCAGCTCAAAACGATTACGGTGACATCGAAAGACGGGGCAGCAGTGCCTTTGGCCGATCTGGTGGTTATGGAGTACAGTAAGTCTCCGATTACGATTGAGCGTAAAGAAGGCGAACGCATCGTGACGGTTTCTGCCGAGATGCTGGGAAGTGAACTAGGGGCAATAGGCCGTGAGATTGATGAGAAATTGCCAAACGTGCCTGTTCCAGCGGGTTATAAAGTGGAAATCGCCGGTAAGTTGAAAGAGCAAAGCACGAACATGAGTCAAGGGATATTCGTATTCTTAGGTGTTCTGGCTCTGATTTACGTCATCATGGTTGCCCAGTTCGGGCGGATGTCTCAGCCGTTTATCATCATGCTGACCATTCCAATGGCCTTGGTCGGTGTTGTGCTTGGCTTCGTCCTTACACAGCGGACATTTGGTGAAATGGCGATGATCGGGATTATCATGCTTGTCGGTATCGTCGTATCCAACGCGATCCTCTTGATCGACAGGATCAACCTGCTGCGCAAACGTGGAATGGAAACCGCAGAGGCGATTATCCAAGGAACGAAGGAACGTATTCGTCCCGTTATTATGACAAAGCTGACGGCGATTCTCGGGATGCTGCCGATGGGTCTTGCCATGGCGGAAGGCTCAGATTTGGAAGCGCCACTTGCAACAGCCGTTATCTCCGGCTTGATTTTTCACACGGTCGTAACACTAGTACTCGTTCCTGTCCTGTACTCCCTGTTTGAGGGGGCGAAGACAAAAAGACTGGCAAGAAAAGAGGCTCGTCAAGCGAAGCGCGAAGCAAAACGAGAGGCAAAACAAAACAAAGACAAGAACGTACCTCCGACAGAGGTATAG
- a CDS encoding SDR family oxidoreductase translates to MDLFLQGKTALVLASSKGLGKATAQCLAQEGANVTICGRDEAALEIVRAEIEQATGTSPLAVTMDVTKEEDIKRVVEETVKHFGSVDILINNSGGPATGRFDQLTDEQWMQAFQLNLLSYVRAIRAVLPHMRANQFGRIINFASSSFKQPIENLILSNTFRTGILGLSKTLSSELGPDGILINTIGPGRIATDRVAQLDGLTAEAKSISADEVRENWEKQIPLGRYGQPDEFARMVTFLASPANSYVTGQSFLVDGGLIRAI, encoded by the coding sequence ATGGATCTGTTTTTGCAAGGAAAAACGGCTCTGGTACTCGCCTCGTCAAAAGGATTGGGGAAGGCAACAGCGCAGTGCCTCGCCCAAGAAGGAGCGAATGTCACGATATGCGGTAGAGATGAAGCTGCTCTGGAAATCGTTCGTGCAGAGATCGAACAGGCTACTGGAACATCACCTCTTGCCGTAACAATGGATGTGACGAAGGAAGAAGATATCAAGCGAGTTGTCGAAGAAACGGTCAAGCATTTTGGCAGCGTCGATATATTAATTAACAATTCAGGTGGGCCTGCAACAGGCAGATTCGATCAGCTCACCGACGAGCAGTGGATGCAAGCCTTCCAGCTAAATTTGCTTAGCTATGTACGTGCCATTCGTGCTGTTTTGCCGCATATGCGAGCGAACCAATTTGGCAGAATCATCAACTTTGCCTCCTCGTCCTTTAAACAGCCGATTGAGAATTTGATTCTGTCCAATACGTTTCGTACAGGGATATTGGGCCTTTCCAAGACGCTTTCGTCAGAACTCGGACCAGATGGGATTCTGATTAACACCATCGGGCCTGGCAGAATTGCGACGGATCGGGTGGCACAACTGGATGGGCTTACCGCAGAGGCGAAGAGCATCAGTGCTGATGAAGTTAGGGAAAATTGGGAGAAGCAAATCCCATTGGGCAGATATGGTCAGCCTGACGAGTTTGCTCGCATGGTGACGTTCTTGGCTTCGCCTGCAAACAGCTACGTGACAGGTCAATCCTTCCTCGTCGACGGTGGTTTGATCCGCGCGATCTAA
- a CDS encoding YajQ family cyclic di-GMP-binding protein, whose amino-acid sequence MSKESSFDIVSKVELAEVNNAIQTALKEIENRFDFKGSKSSISLEKEELVLVSDDDFKLSQVKDILLGKLVKRDVPIKNLDYGKIEPAAGGTVRQRAKLVQGIDKDNAKKINSIIKDTGLKVKTQIQDDQIRVTGKSKDELQQIINAIRKADLPLEVQFINYR is encoded by the coding sequence TTGAGTAAAGAGAGCTCATTTGATATCGTGTCCAAGGTAGAGTTGGCCGAAGTGAACAATGCGATTCAGACCGCATTAAAAGAAATAGAAAATCGCTTTGACTTCAAAGGGAGCAAGAGCAGCATCTCCTTGGAAAAGGAAGAGCTTGTCCTCGTCTCCGATGACGACTTCAAGCTCAGTCAGGTAAAGGACATTTTGCTTGGGAAGCTCGTCAAACGGGATGTCCCGATCAAAAACCTCGACTACGGCAAAATAGAACCGGCAGCGGGTGGTACTGTCCGTCAGCGTGCCAAGCTGGTGCAGGGGATCGACAAAGACAATGCGAAAAAGATCAACAGCATCATCAAAGATACAGGACTCAAAGTGAAAACACAGATTCAAGACGATCAAATTCGCGTGACGGGAAAAAGCAAAGATGAATTACAGCAAATTATCAATGCAATTCGCAAGGCTGATCTGCCTTTGGAAGTACAATTTATTAACTACCGATAA
- a CDS encoding AMP-binding protein, with protein sequence MIHMTTIGNMLDDTASKYQEKEALVYHERGLRYTFGEFQAICNQAARGFMSLGIQKGENIAIWATNVPEWVISQFATAKMGGVLVTVNTSYRVHELEYLLRQSESTTLLLMDSYRDANYLAMIQEICPELQTCEPGALQSKRLPHLKNVIYLGDEQQPGMFLWSDLLERATWVTEEERNARQAMLSPDDVINMQYTSGTTGFPKGVMLSHVNIVNNAIKVAECQRLGLADKVCIPVPFFHCFGCVMGTLACVATGATMVPVIVFDPGVVLAVVEAERCTALYGVPTMFISELNHPSFAERDLSSLRTGIMAGSLCPIEVMKKVVDQMGIRDITIAYGQTEASPVITQTVPEDSLERKVSTVGRLHAEVEAKIIDPATGDILPPGVQGELCTRGYLVMKGYYNMPEETVKAIDHEGWLHTGDLATVDEEGYYRITGRLKDMIIRGGENIYPREVEEFLYTHPKVLDVQIIGVPDVKYGEQVLACIRVKPHETLSEDEVRDYCEGKIAHYKIPRYIQFVDEYPMTASGKIQKFKLREQALELFGQSNPNQTGTA encoded by the coding sequence ATGATTCATATGACCACAATCGGCAACATGTTAGACGACACAGCCAGTAAGTATCAGGAAAAGGAAGCGCTGGTTTATCACGAACGAGGGCTTCGCTATACGTTTGGAGAATTTCAAGCGATATGCAATCAAGCAGCGCGAGGATTTATGTCTCTTGGCATTCAAAAAGGGGAAAATATCGCGATTTGGGCAACCAATGTGCCTGAATGGGTGATATCACAATTTGCCACAGCGAAAATGGGCGGTGTACTGGTAACGGTCAATACGAGCTACCGGGTACATGAACTGGAATATTTGCTACGTCAATCAGAGTCGACGACGCTTCTCTTAATGGATTCCTATCGCGATGCGAATTATCTCGCCATGATTCAAGAGATTTGCCCGGAATTGCAGACCTGTGAACCTGGAGCGCTTCAATCCAAAAGGCTTCCGCATTTAAAAAATGTGATCTATCTAGGGGATGAGCAACAACCCGGAATGTTTTTGTGGAGTGATTTGCTCGAACGTGCTACATGGGTCACGGAAGAAGAGCGGAACGCGCGCCAGGCGATGCTCTCACCAGATGATGTCATCAATATGCAGTACACATCCGGGACAACTGGCTTTCCAAAAGGAGTCATGCTGTCGCATGTCAATATCGTCAACAATGCCATCAAGGTAGCGGAATGTCAGCGGCTCGGGTTAGCGGATAAGGTATGCATTCCGGTTCCGTTTTTCCACTGCTTTGGCTGTGTGATGGGGACTTTGGCATGTGTGGCGACAGGTGCGACGATGGTTCCTGTCATCGTCTTTGATCCTGGTGTGGTCCTTGCGGTTGTGGAAGCCGAACGCTGCACAGCATTGTACGGTGTACCCACGATGTTTATTTCGGAATTGAACCACCCGTCGTTTGCCGAGCGTGACCTGAGCTCCCTGCGAACAGGCATCATGGCTGGTTCTTTATGTCCGATTGAGGTCATGAAGAAGGTCGTCGATCAAATGGGAATCCGTGACATTACGATAGCGTACGGACAAACCGAAGCTTCTCCTGTCATCACACAAACCGTCCCAGAGGACTCTCTCGAGCGAAAAGTATCGACTGTCGGTCGTCTGCACGCAGAAGTGGAAGCAAAAATCATCGATCCCGCGACAGGTGACATTTTGCCGCCAGGTGTACAAGGTGAGCTATGCACGCGTGGGTATTTGGTCATGAAGGGCTATTACAATATGCCAGAGGAGACAGTCAAGGCAATCGATCACGAAGGCTGGCTACATACCGGAGACTTGGCTACCGTAGATGAGGAAGGCTACTATCGGATTACCGGCAGGCTCAAAGACATGATCATTCGCGGAGGGGAAAATATTTATCCCCGTGAAGTGGAAGAATTCCTCTATACGCATCCAAAAGTGTTGGACGTCCAGATCATAGGGGTACCTGATGTCAAATATGGCGAGCAGGTGTTGGCGTGCATTCGGGTAAAGCCTCATGAAACGTTGTCGGAGGATGAGGTTCGGGACTATTGCGAAGGGAAGATCGCTCATTACAAAATCCCTCGCTACATACAGTTTGTAGACGAATACCCGATGACCGCTTCCGGTAAAATACAAAAGTTCAAGCTGCGGGAGCAAGCGCTGGAGCTGTTTGGGCAAAGCAATCCAAACCAGACGGGAACTGCATAG